In Eucalyptus grandis isolate ANBG69807.140 chromosome 4, ASM1654582v1, whole genome shotgun sequence, the following proteins share a genomic window:
- the LOC104443297 gene encoding ankyrin repeat-containing protein BDA1: MARGLPQKEEKEARKSRLQLAIANDDVDEVHNLIGEEQQLLDRLSKDPFPNTPLHLAAAAGKTQVAMEIAILKPSFTRKLNLEGYSPMHLALQNEHYNIVRALMNRDPKLIRVSGRCGITPLHYVAGKEGDDELEILVEFLCTCKSSIEDLTSRRETAVHIAIKKDNLEAFKVLFGWLQRVHLTEILHWKDEDGNNVLDIAKSKELTEISDLLSRHRITDLLIGYVNLKEKDFRDKTTREVSQGNPSGDQDLAEESRPPTLSLSLSHFLRRELTCFEKYAMCFGLNESAREIILVVATLITTATYQAAVTPPGGYWGDNSSNPPANFTVVTANSSGIAVGKPHQAGDVIMSGKYLYPFTALNGMVFLLSVITIWSTAIPLLPHTIPVYLLVLLLSGTFLATATIGFPESDAVAAGTIEILCMSLLLVVLAVPTYFWYSYYRYKLRLRTDATGRHVGNFLELKDRK; the protein is encoded by the exons ATGGCCAGAGGTCTgccccaaaaagaagaaaaagaggctAGGAAGTCTCGGCTTCAACTAGCAATAGCaaatgatgatgttgatgaggTACATAACTTAATCGGGGAGGAGCAACAACTCTTAGATCGTCTATCTAAGGACCCCTTCCCAAATACTCCTCTACATCTTGCTGCGGCGGCTGGAAAAACACAGGTGGCCATGGAGATAGCCATCTTGAAGCCATCGTTCACTCGGAAGCTGAATCTGGAGGGTTATAGCCCCATGCACTTGGCTTTGCAAAATGAGCATTATAATATTGTGAGGGCACTAATGAACCGTGACCCGAAGTTGATCCGAGTCTCAGGACGATGCGGGATCACCCCTTTGCATTACGTTGCTGGGAAAGAAGGAGACGATGAGTTGGAGATTTTGGTCGAATTCCTATGCACTTGCAAATCATCCATTGAAGACTTGACGAGTCGACGCGAGACTGCGGTTCACATTGCCATAAAAAAAGACAACCTTGAAGCATTCAAGGTTTTGTTTGGATGGCTTCAGCGAGTCCATCTGACAGAAATCTTGCATTGGAAAGACGAAGATGGTAATAATGTCTTAGACATTGCTAAGTCGAAAGAGCTAACCGAG ATTAGCGACCTATTGAGTAGGCACCGGATCACCGACCTGTTGATTGGGTATGTCAATTTGAAAGAGAAGGACTTCCGGGATAAGACAACTCGggaagtctctcaagggaatCCTAGTGGCGATCAAGATCTTGCGGAGGAGTCACGACCTCCTACTCTCAGCCTCTCTTTGTCTCATTTTTTAAGGAGAGAACTAACTTGTTTTGAGAAGTACGCAATGTGTTTCGGCCTAAATGAATCCGCTCGTGAAATAATCCTCGTAGTAGCTACCTTAATTACGACTGCCACTTACCAAGCCGCTGTCACTCCTCCGGGAGGATACTGGGGGGATAACTCGTCAAATCCCCCAGCCAATTTCACTGTCGTTACTGCCAATTCCAGCGGCATTGCTGTTGGAAAACCACATCAAGCCGGAGACGTTATCATGAGCGGCAAGTATCTATACCCGTTCACGGCCCTCAACGGTATGGTTTTCTTGCTCTCCGTCATCACAATCTGGAGCACCGCTATTCCCCTATTGCCCCACACTATCCCGGTTTACTTGCTAGTGTTGCTTCTCAGTGGTACCTTCCTTGCGACCGCTACAATCGGATTCCCGGAATCCGATGCGGTCGCAGCAGGTACCATAGAGATATTGTGTATGAGCTTGCTGCTCGTCGTGTTGGCGGTCCCCACATACTTCTGGTACAGTTACTACCGATATAAATTACGACTCCGAACAGATGCCACAGGGAGACACGTCGGCAACTTCCTTGAGTTGAAGGACCGGAAATAG